From a single Miscanthus floridulus cultivar M001 chromosome 8, ASM1932011v1, whole genome shotgun sequence genomic region:
- the LOC136475797 gene encoding cullin-associated NEDD8-dissociated protein 1-like isoform X2 yields MANLNITNILEKMTGKDKDYRYMATSDLLSELNKESFKADQDLEPKLTITVLQQLEDASGDVSGLAVKCLAPLIKKVGEDRVVEMTNKLCDKLINGKDQHRDTASIALKTIIAEVTTPSLAEKILLSLAPQLIKGVNTAKGAEIKCECLDILADVLHRFGNLITKDHEYMLTALLSQLGSNQASVRKKSISCIASLAPSLSDDLLAKATLQVVQLLKNRGAKSEITRTNIQMIGSLSRSVGYRFGPHLAETVPLLISYCTSASENDEELREYSLQALESFMLRCPRDISPYCEGILNLALEYVSYDPNFTDSMDEDTDEEGQEEDDDDESANEYTDDEDASWKVRRASAKCLSAIIVSRPEMLSKMYLEACPKLIERFREREENVKMDIFNTFIELLRQTGNVTKGQGDIDESSPRWLLKQEVPKVVKSINRQLREKSIKTKVGAFSVLKELVVVLPDCLADHFRSLVPGIEKALNDKSSTSNLKIEALVFTRLVMASHSPSVFHPYIKALSAPILSAIGDRYYKVTAEALRVCGELVRVLRPNLETSSVDFRPYIGPIYKAILGRLANQDQDQEVKECAISCMSLVVSTFGDGLQRELPACLPILVDRMGNEITRLTAVKAFSVIANSPLRIDLSCVLDHVVSELTAFLRKANRALRQATLGTLNSLVITYGGQIGSSSYETIIAELSTLISDMDLHMTALALELCCTIMVDRKSIKNVGLAVRNKVLPQALVLIRSALLQGQALQALQRFFASLVQSANTSFDALLNSLISAAKPSQSGSLAKQALSSIAKCVAVLCLAAGDQKCASTIEMLKGILKDDSTTNSAKQHMALLCLGEIGRRKDLSNHVQIENIVIESFQSPFEEIKSAASYALGNIAVGNLSKYLPFILDQIDNQQKKQYLLLHSLKEVIVRQSVDHTGQSELQDSNIEKILALLFNHCESEEEGVRNVVAECLGKIALIEPKKLVPALKVRTSSPAANTRATVAIAIKYSIVERTEKIDEIMYSEISTFLMLIKDSDRHVRRAAVLALSTAAHNKPNLIKGLLPELLPLLYDQTVIKQELIRTVDLGPFKHVVDDGLELRKAAFECVDTLLDSCLDQVNPSSFIVPFLLSGLGDHYDVKMPCHLILSKLADKCPSAVLAVLDSIVEPIEKTISHKPKGDAVKQEVDRNEDMIRSALRAISSLSRISGSDYSIRFKNLMNKITTTPALAEKYNSVRSE; encoded by the exons ATGGCAAATTTAAACATAACCAACATCTTGGAGAAG ATGACAGGGAAAGATAAAGACTACAGATATATGGCAACATCAGATCTACTTAGTGAATTGAATAAAGAAAGCTTCAAAGCTGATCAAGACCTTGAGCCAAAGTTAACAATTACTGTTCTTCAACAACTCGAGGATGCTTCGGGAGATGTTTCTGGTTTAGCTGTTAAATG CTTGGCTCCACTCATCAAGAAGGTTGGTGAGGACAGGGTTGTGGAGATGACCAATAAACTTTGTGATAAATTGATCAATGGAAAGGACCAGCATCGAGATACAGCTAGTATAGCCCTGAAGACAATCATTGCAGAAGTTACTACACCATCACTTGCTGAAAAGATTTTGCTTTCTCTTGCCCCACAACTCATCAAGGGTGTCAATACC GCAAAAGGTGCTGAAATTAAATGCGAATGTCTTGATATATTGGCGGATGTGCTTCATAGATTTGGCAACTTGATCACAAAAGATCATGAGTATATGCTCACTGCACTTCTATCCCAATTGGGTTCCAACCAAGCAAGCGTCAGAAAGAAGTCTATTTCTTGCATTG CATCGCTTGCTCCAAGTTTATCAGATGATTTGTTAGCGAAGGCAACTTTGCAAGTTGTCCAGTTGCTGAAAAATAGAGGTGCAAAATCTGAAATTACCCGAACAAATATCCAGATGATTGGTTCTCTAAG TCGTTCTGTGGGGTACCGGTTTGGGCCACACCTTGCTGAAACTGTTCCTCTGCTTATAAGCTATTGTACAAGTGCATCTGAAAATGATGAAGAGCTTCGTGAATACAGCTTGCAG GCTCTTGAGAGCTTTATGCTCAGGTGCCCAAGGGATATATCCCCATATTGTGAGGGCATTCTGAATCTTGCTTTGGAATATGTGAGCTATGATCCTAATTTCACTGATAGCATGGATGAGGATACTGATGAGGAAGGGCaggaagaggatgatgacga TGAGAGTGCAAATGAGTACAcagatgatgaggatgcaagCTGGAAAGTCCGTAGGGCATCAGCAAAGTGCCTATCTGCAATTATAGTGTCTCGTCCTGAAATGTTGTCAAAGATGTATCTAGAG GCTTGTCCAAAGTTAATTGAACGATTTCGGGAAAGAGAGGAGAATGTAAAG ATGGATATCTTCAACACCTTCATTGAGCTCTTACGCCAAACTGGTAATGTAACGAAAGGACAAGGCGACATTGATGAGTCCAG TCCTCGATGGTTGCTGAAGCAAGAGGTGCCAAAAGTCGTCAAGTCTATCAACAGGCAGTTACGTGAAAAATCAATCAAGACAAAG GTTGGGGCATTTTCAGTACTGAAGGAGCTTGTGGTTGTATTACCAGACTGTCTTGCTGATCATTTTAGATCACTCGTTCCTGGGATTGAGAAGGCTTTGAAT GACAAGTCTTCTACCTCCAACCTGAAGATCGAAGCCCTTGTATTTACAAGGCTTGTTATGGCTTCACATTCGCCATCTGTGTTTCATCCATACATCAAG GCACTTTCTGCCCCTATACTATCTGCTATCGGAGATAGATATTATAAAGTCACTGCTGAGGCTTTGCGGGTGTGCGGAGAGCTAGTCCGTGTCCTTCGCCCAAATCTCGAG ACAAGCTCAGTCGATTTCAGGCCATACATTGGTCCAATCTATAAAGCTATACTGGGGCGTTTGGCTAATCAAGATCAGGATCAG GAGGTAAAAGAATGCGCCATATCTTGCATGAGTCTGGTGGTCTCTACTTTTGGTGACGGTCTTCAAAGAGAATTACCAGCATGCCTTCCCATACTCGTCGATAGGATGGGTAATGAAATTACAAGACTTACAGCTGTCAAG GCATTTTCAGTTATTGCGAATTCACCTCTTCGTATTGATCTCTCGTGTGTCCTGGATCATGTTGTTTCTGAGCTCACAGCTTTCCTTCGTAAG GCCAACAGAGCTCTTAGGCAGGCAACATTGGGAACTCTAAATTCTTTGGTTATCACATATGGTGGTCAGATTGGCTCTTCTTCATATGAGACGATAATCGCGGAACTTTCAACCCTCATAAG TGACATGGATTTGCATATGACCGCTCTTGCATTGGAACTTTGTTGCACAATAATGGTTGACAGAAAATCCATTAAAAATGTTGGTTTAGCTGTGAGAAATAAGGTTTTGCCTCAGGCCCTTGTTTTGATCAGGAGTGCCCTCTTGCAAGGGCAGGCACTACAG GCTCTTCAGAGGTTTTTTGCGTCACTTGTTCAATCTGCAAATACTAGCTTTGATGCTTTGTTGAATTCCCTTATTTCTGCTGCGAAGCCATCACAGTCCGGTAGTCTTGCCAAGCAAGCACTGTCTTCTATTGCTAAGTGTGTTGCTGTTCTATGCTTAGCAGCTGGTGACCAGAAGTGTGCATCTACAATTGAAATGCTTAAAGGCATTTTGAAAGATGACAGCACTACTAACTCT GCTAAACAACATATGGCCTTGTTATGTCTGGGAGAAATTGGGAGGAGGAAGGACCTCAGCAATCATGTTCAAATTGAGAACATTGTCATTGAATCATTTCAATCACCTTTTGAGGAGATTAAGTCCGCAGCATCCTATGCACTTGGAAACATTGCTGTTGGCAACCTCTCCAAGTATTTACCATTTATTTTGGATCAGATTGACAATCAACAGAAGAAGCAATATCTGTTGCTCCATTCACTTAAAGAG GTAATCGTGCGGCAATCTGTTGATCATACTGGCCAGAGTGAGCTCCAGGATTCAAACATTGAGAAGATATTGGCATTGCTCTTCAATCACTGTGAAAGTGAGGAGGAGGGAGTTCGGAATGTTGTTGCAGAGTGTTTAGGAAAAATTGCTTTAATTGAACCAAAAAAATTAGTCCCTGCTTTGAAG GTACGCACGTCTAGCCCAGCAGCAAATACGAGAGCTACAGTTGCCATTGCTATAAAATATTCAATTGTTGAACGAACTGAGAAAATAGATGAAATCATGTACTCTGAGATATCTACTTTCCTGATGTTGATTAAAGACAGCGATAGG CATGTGAGAAGAGCAGCAGTTCTGGCTTTGAGCACAGCAGCGCACAACAAGCCAAATTTGATTAAAGGTCTTCTTCCAGAGTTATTACCTCTTCTATATGACCAAACTGTTATTAAG CAAGAGTTGATTAGGACAGTTGATCTTGGGCCTTTCAAGCATGTTGTTGATGATGGTCTTGAACTCAGGAAAGCTGCCTTTGAATGCGTGGACACTTTATTGGACAGTTGTCTTGATCAAGTGAATCCATCGTCCTTCATTGTACCTTTCCTCTTGTCTGGCTTAGGTG ATCATTATGATGTAAAAATGCCTTGCCATTTGATTCTCTCAAAGCTAGCAGACAAGTGCCCTTCTGCCGTTCTTGCTG TTTTGGACTCCATAGTTGAACCTATTGAGAAAACTATAAGTCACAAACCGAAGGGGGATGCAGTGAAGCAGGAGGTCGATCGGAATGAAGACATGATTCGTAGCGCTCTTAGGGCCATTTCTTCTTTAAGCCGCATAAG TGGCAGCGACTACAGTATACGGTTCAAGAATCTGATGAACAAGATAACGACCACTCCTGCACTTGCTGAGAAGTACAACTCGGTGCGCAGTGAATAA
- the LOC136475797 gene encoding cullin-associated NEDD8-dissociated protein 1-like isoform X1 produces the protein MANLNITNILEKMTGKDKDYRYMATSDLLSELNKESFKADQDLEPKLTITVLQQLEDASGDVSGLAVKCLAPLIKKVGEDRVVEMTNKLCDKLINGKDQHRDTASIALKTIIAEVTTPSLAEKILLSLAPQLIKGVNTCWQAKGAEIKCECLDILADVLHRFGNLITKDHEYMLTALLSQLGSNQASVRKKSISCIASLAPSLSDDLLAKATLQVVQLLKNRGAKSEITRTNIQMIGSLSRSVGYRFGPHLAETVPLLISYCTSASENDEELREYSLQALESFMLRCPRDISPYCEGILNLALEYVSYDPNFTDSMDEDTDEEGQEEDDDDESANEYTDDEDASWKVRRASAKCLSAIIVSRPEMLSKMYLEACPKLIERFREREENVKMDIFNTFIELLRQTGNVTKGQGDIDESSPRWLLKQEVPKVVKSINRQLREKSIKTKVGAFSVLKELVVVLPDCLADHFRSLVPGIEKALNDKSSTSNLKIEALVFTRLVMASHSPSVFHPYIKALSAPILSAIGDRYYKVTAEALRVCGELVRVLRPNLETSSVDFRPYIGPIYKAILGRLANQDQDQEVKECAISCMSLVVSTFGDGLQRELPACLPILVDRMGNEITRLTAVKAFSVIANSPLRIDLSCVLDHVVSELTAFLRKANRALRQATLGTLNSLVITYGGQIGSSSYETIIAELSTLISDMDLHMTALALELCCTIMVDRKSIKNVGLAVRNKVLPQALVLIRSALLQGQALQALQRFFASLVQSANTSFDALLNSLISAAKPSQSGSLAKQALSSIAKCVAVLCLAAGDQKCASTIEMLKGILKDDSTTNSAKQHMALLCLGEIGRRKDLSNHVQIENIVIESFQSPFEEIKSAASYALGNIAVGNLSKYLPFILDQIDNQQKKQYLLLHSLKEVIVRQSVDHTGQSELQDSNIEKILALLFNHCESEEEGVRNVVAECLGKIALIEPKKLVPALKVRTSSPAANTRATVAIAIKYSIVERTEKIDEIMYSEISTFLMLIKDSDRHVRRAAVLALSTAAHNKPNLIKGLLPELLPLLYDQTVIKQELIRTVDLGPFKHVVDDGLELRKAAFECVDTLLDSCLDQVNPSSFIVPFLLSGLGDHYDVKMPCHLILSKLADKCPSAVLAVLDSIVEPIEKTISHKPKGDAVKQEVDRNEDMIRSALRAISSLSRISGSDYSIRFKNLMNKITTTPALAEKYNSVRSE, from the exons ATGGCAAATTTAAACATAACCAACATCTTGGAGAAG ATGACAGGGAAAGATAAAGACTACAGATATATGGCAACATCAGATCTACTTAGTGAATTGAATAAAGAAAGCTTCAAAGCTGATCAAGACCTTGAGCCAAAGTTAACAATTACTGTTCTTCAACAACTCGAGGATGCTTCGGGAGATGTTTCTGGTTTAGCTGTTAAATG CTTGGCTCCACTCATCAAGAAGGTTGGTGAGGACAGGGTTGTGGAGATGACCAATAAACTTTGTGATAAATTGATCAATGGAAAGGACCAGCATCGAGATACAGCTAGTATAGCCCTGAAGACAATCATTGCAGAAGTTACTACACCATCACTTGCTGAAAAGATTTTGCTTTCTCTTGCCCCACAACTCATCAAGGGTGTCAATACC tgTTGGCAGGCAAAAGGTGCTGAAATTAAATGCGAATGTCTTGATATATTGGCGGATGTGCTTCATAGATTTGGCAACTTGATCACAAAAGATCATGAGTATATGCTCACTGCACTTCTATCCCAATTGGGTTCCAACCAAGCAAGCGTCAGAAAGAAGTCTATTTCTTGCATTG CATCGCTTGCTCCAAGTTTATCAGATGATTTGTTAGCGAAGGCAACTTTGCAAGTTGTCCAGTTGCTGAAAAATAGAGGTGCAAAATCTGAAATTACCCGAACAAATATCCAGATGATTGGTTCTCTAAG TCGTTCTGTGGGGTACCGGTTTGGGCCACACCTTGCTGAAACTGTTCCTCTGCTTATAAGCTATTGTACAAGTGCATCTGAAAATGATGAAGAGCTTCGTGAATACAGCTTGCAG GCTCTTGAGAGCTTTATGCTCAGGTGCCCAAGGGATATATCCCCATATTGTGAGGGCATTCTGAATCTTGCTTTGGAATATGTGAGCTATGATCCTAATTTCACTGATAGCATGGATGAGGATACTGATGAGGAAGGGCaggaagaggatgatgacga TGAGAGTGCAAATGAGTACAcagatgatgaggatgcaagCTGGAAAGTCCGTAGGGCATCAGCAAAGTGCCTATCTGCAATTATAGTGTCTCGTCCTGAAATGTTGTCAAAGATGTATCTAGAG GCTTGTCCAAAGTTAATTGAACGATTTCGGGAAAGAGAGGAGAATGTAAAG ATGGATATCTTCAACACCTTCATTGAGCTCTTACGCCAAACTGGTAATGTAACGAAAGGACAAGGCGACATTGATGAGTCCAG TCCTCGATGGTTGCTGAAGCAAGAGGTGCCAAAAGTCGTCAAGTCTATCAACAGGCAGTTACGTGAAAAATCAATCAAGACAAAG GTTGGGGCATTTTCAGTACTGAAGGAGCTTGTGGTTGTATTACCAGACTGTCTTGCTGATCATTTTAGATCACTCGTTCCTGGGATTGAGAAGGCTTTGAAT GACAAGTCTTCTACCTCCAACCTGAAGATCGAAGCCCTTGTATTTACAAGGCTTGTTATGGCTTCACATTCGCCATCTGTGTTTCATCCATACATCAAG GCACTTTCTGCCCCTATACTATCTGCTATCGGAGATAGATATTATAAAGTCACTGCTGAGGCTTTGCGGGTGTGCGGAGAGCTAGTCCGTGTCCTTCGCCCAAATCTCGAG ACAAGCTCAGTCGATTTCAGGCCATACATTGGTCCAATCTATAAAGCTATACTGGGGCGTTTGGCTAATCAAGATCAGGATCAG GAGGTAAAAGAATGCGCCATATCTTGCATGAGTCTGGTGGTCTCTACTTTTGGTGACGGTCTTCAAAGAGAATTACCAGCATGCCTTCCCATACTCGTCGATAGGATGGGTAATGAAATTACAAGACTTACAGCTGTCAAG GCATTTTCAGTTATTGCGAATTCACCTCTTCGTATTGATCTCTCGTGTGTCCTGGATCATGTTGTTTCTGAGCTCACAGCTTTCCTTCGTAAG GCCAACAGAGCTCTTAGGCAGGCAACATTGGGAACTCTAAATTCTTTGGTTATCACATATGGTGGTCAGATTGGCTCTTCTTCATATGAGACGATAATCGCGGAACTTTCAACCCTCATAAG TGACATGGATTTGCATATGACCGCTCTTGCATTGGAACTTTGTTGCACAATAATGGTTGACAGAAAATCCATTAAAAATGTTGGTTTAGCTGTGAGAAATAAGGTTTTGCCTCAGGCCCTTGTTTTGATCAGGAGTGCCCTCTTGCAAGGGCAGGCACTACAG GCTCTTCAGAGGTTTTTTGCGTCACTTGTTCAATCTGCAAATACTAGCTTTGATGCTTTGTTGAATTCCCTTATTTCTGCTGCGAAGCCATCACAGTCCGGTAGTCTTGCCAAGCAAGCACTGTCTTCTATTGCTAAGTGTGTTGCTGTTCTATGCTTAGCAGCTGGTGACCAGAAGTGTGCATCTACAATTGAAATGCTTAAAGGCATTTTGAAAGATGACAGCACTACTAACTCT GCTAAACAACATATGGCCTTGTTATGTCTGGGAGAAATTGGGAGGAGGAAGGACCTCAGCAATCATGTTCAAATTGAGAACATTGTCATTGAATCATTTCAATCACCTTTTGAGGAGATTAAGTCCGCAGCATCCTATGCACTTGGAAACATTGCTGTTGGCAACCTCTCCAAGTATTTACCATTTATTTTGGATCAGATTGACAATCAACAGAAGAAGCAATATCTGTTGCTCCATTCACTTAAAGAG GTAATCGTGCGGCAATCTGTTGATCATACTGGCCAGAGTGAGCTCCAGGATTCAAACATTGAGAAGATATTGGCATTGCTCTTCAATCACTGTGAAAGTGAGGAGGAGGGAGTTCGGAATGTTGTTGCAGAGTGTTTAGGAAAAATTGCTTTAATTGAACCAAAAAAATTAGTCCCTGCTTTGAAG GTACGCACGTCTAGCCCAGCAGCAAATACGAGAGCTACAGTTGCCATTGCTATAAAATATTCAATTGTTGAACGAACTGAGAAAATAGATGAAATCATGTACTCTGAGATATCTACTTTCCTGATGTTGATTAAAGACAGCGATAGG CATGTGAGAAGAGCAGCAGTTCTGGCTTTGAGCACAGCAGCGCACAACAAGCCAAATTTGATTAAAGGTCTTCTTCCAGAGTTATTACCTCTTCTATATGACCAAACTGTTATTAAG CAAGAGTTGATTAGGACAGTTGATCTTGGGCCTTTCAAGCATGTTGTTGATGATGGTCTTGAACTCAGGAAAGCTGCCTTTGAATGCGTGGACACTTTATTGGACAGTTGTCTTGATCAAGTGAATCCATCGTCCTTCATTGTACCTTTCCTCTTGTCTGGCTTAGGTG ATCATTATGATGTAAAAATGCCTTGCCATTTGATTCTCTCAAAGCTAGCAGACAAGTGCCCTTCTGCCGTTCTTGCTG TTTTGGACTCCATAGTTGAACCTATTGAGAAAACTATAAGTCACAAACCGAAGGGGGATGCAGTGAAGCAGGAGGTCGATCGGAATGAAGACATGATTCGTAGCGCTCTTAGGGCCATTTCTTCTTTAAGCCGCATAAG TGGCAGCGACTACAGTATACGGTTCAAGAATCTGATGAACAAGATAACGACCACTCCTGCACTTGCTGAGAAGTACAACTCGGTGCGCAGTGAATAA
- the LOC136475799 gene encoding urease accessory protein F-like, with the protein MLMESGSPVSKKSRLFHSEDCEMEEVPSNAAGVNPSLHWTQWQILDSILPTGGFAHSYGLEAAMQSRMVNNQEDLKSFVIQVLDNTGSLLLPFVYCASKSPDAAAWVKLDQLLEATLTNEVARKASTSQGSALLRVAASVFTEIQALQDLRRTFLGSKSVSFHHAPIFGLICGLVGFDGETAERAYMFVTMRDVFSAATRLNLIGPLAASVLQHQVAPDAERMMQKWRDRDVSAASQTAPLLDALQGCHAYMFSKLFCS; encoded by the coding sequence ATGCTAATGGAGTCTGGTAGCCCAGTTTCGAAGAAATCACGATTGTTCCACTCAGAGGATTGTGAAATGGAGGAAGTGCCTTCCAATGCAGCGGGCGTGAATCCGAGTTTGCATTGGACCCAGTGGCAGATTCTGGACTCCATTCTCCCAACCGGTGGTTTCGCACATTCTTATGGCCTTGAAGCTGCTATGCAATCTCGCATGGTGAACAACCAGGAAGACTTGAAGTCATTTGTCATCCAGGTTCTGGACAACACTGGCAGCCTGTTGCTTCCGTTCGTGTACTGTGCTAGCAAGTCCCCTGATGCAGCGGCATGGGTCAAGCTGGATCAGTTGCTGGAAGCTACATTGACGAACGAGGTTGCGAGGAAGGCATCCACATCTCAAGGCTCAGCTCTGCTGAGGGTGGCTGCGTCTGTCTTCACTGAGATTCAAGCGCTGCAGGATCTCCGGCGGACATTCCTTGGTTCTAAGAGCGTGTCATTTCACCACGCGCCTATATTTGGGTTGATATGTGGGCTAGTTGGATTCGACGGTGAAACAGCGGAGCGGGCTTACATGTTTGTGACAATGAGGGATGTGTTCTCTGCCGCGACTAGACTCAATTTGATCGGACCGCTGGCTGCTTCAGTGCTGCAGCACCAGGTTGCACCAGATGCCGAGAGGATGATGCAGAAATGGAGGGACCGTGATGTCTCTGCAGCATCACAGACTGCCCCACTGCTCGATGCATTGCAGGGTTGCCATGCTTACATGTTCTCCAAGCTGTTTTGCTCATGA